Proteins co-encoded in one Canis lupus familiaris isolate Mischka breed German Shepherd chromosome 36, alternate assembly UU_Cfam_GSD_1.0, whole genome shotgun sequence genomic window:
- the LOC111094306 gene encoding TP53-regulated inhibitor of apoptosis 1-like has product MNSVGEACTDMKREYNQCFNSWFAEKFLKGDGSRDPCTDLFKHSQQCVQKAIKEKEIPIEGLELMGHGKEKPESSS; this is encoded by the coding sequence ATGAATAGCGTAGGGGAGGCCTGCACCGACATGAAGCGTGAGTACAACCAGTGCTTCAATTCCTGGTTTGCGGAGAAGTTCCTTAAGGGGGACGGCTCCAGAGATCCGTGCACCGACCTCTTCAAGCACTCTCAGCAGTGTGTTCAGAAAGCAATAAAGGAGAAGGAGATTCCCATTGAAGGACTGGAACTCATGGGCCATGGCAAAGAAAAGCCTGAAAGCTCTTCTTGA